A window from Theropithecus gelada isolate Dixy chromosome 1, Tgel_1.0, whole genome shotgun sequence encodes these proteins:
- the MYCL gene encoding protein L-Myc, giving the protein MCVCAGCRAAPSRRGAGPLQEAGGGSEGADMDYDSYQHYFYDYDCGEDFYRSTAPSEDIWKKFELVPSPPTSPPWGLGPGAGDPAPGIGPPEPWPGGCTGDEAESRGHSKGWGRNYASIIRRDCMWSGFSARERLERAVSDRLAAGAPRGNPPKASAAPDCTPSLEAGNPAPAAPCPLGEPKTQACSGSESPSDSENEEIDVVTVEKRQSLGIRKPVTITVRADPLDPCMKHFHISIHQQQHNYAARFPPESCSQEEASERGPQEEALERDAAGEKEDEEDEEIVSPPPVESEAAQSCHPKPVSSDTEDVTKRKNHNFLERKRRNDLRSRFLALRDQVPTLASCSKAPKVVILSKALEYLQALVGAEKRMATEKRQLRCRQQQLQKRIAYLSGY; this is encoded by the exons ATGTGCGTGTGTGCGGGTTGCCGGGCTGCCCCGAGCCGGCGGGGAGCCGGTCCGCTCCAGGAGGCGGGCGGCGGGAGCGAG GGAGCGGACATGGACTACGACTCGTACCAGCACTATTTCTACGACTATGACTGCGGGGAGGATTTCTACCGCTCCACGGCGCCCAGCGAGGACATCTGGAAGAAATTCGAGCTGGTGCCATCGCCCCCCACGTCGCCGCCCTGGGGCTTGGGTCCCGGCGCAGGGGACCCGGCCCCCGGGATTGGTCCCCCGGAGCCGTGGCCCGGAGGGTGCACCGGGGACGAAGCGGAATCCCGGGGCCACTCGAAAGGTTGGGGCAGGAACTACGCCTCCATCATCCGCCGCGACTGCATGTGGAGCGGCTTCTCGGCCCGGGAACGGCTGGAGAGAGCTGTGAGCGACCGGCTCGCCGCTGGCGCGCCCCGGGGGAACCCGCCCAAGGCGTCCGCCGCCCCGGACTGCACTCCCAGCCTCGAAGCCGGCAACCCGGCGCCCGCCGCCCCCTGTCCGCTGGGCGAACCCAAGACCCAGGCCTGCTCCGGGTCCGAGAGCCCAAGCGACTCGG AGAATGAAGAAATCGATGTTGTGACAGTAGAGAAGAGGCAGTCTCTGGGTATTCGGAAGCCGGTCACCATCACGGTGCGAGCAGACCCCCTGGATCCCTGCATGAAGCATTTCCACATCTCCATCCATCAGCAACAGCACAACTATGCTGCCCGTTTTCCTCCAGAAAGCTGCTCCCAAGAAGAGGCTTCAGAGAGGGGTCCCCAAGAAGAGGCTCTGGAGAGAGATGCTGCAGGGGaaaaggaagatgaggaggatGAAGAGATTGTGAGCCCCCCACCTGTAGAAAGTGAGGCTGCCCAGTCCTGCCACCCCAAACCTGTCAGTTCTGATACTGAGGATGTGACCAAGAGGAAGAACCACAACTTCCTGGAGCGCAAGAGGCGGAATGACCTGCGTTCGCGATTCTTGGCCCTGAGGGACCAGGTGCCCACCCTGGCCAGCTGCTCTAAGGCCCCCAAAGTAGTGATCCTAAGCAAGGCCTTGGAATACTTGCAAGCCCTGGTGGGCGCTGAGAAGAGGATGGCTACAGAGAAAAGGCAGCTCCGATGCCGGCAGCAGCAATTGCAGAAAAGAATTGCATACCTCAGTGGCTACTAA